From Drosophila suzukii chromosome 2R, CBGP_Dsuzu_IsoJpt1.0, whole genome shotgun sequence, a single genomic window includes:
- the Nox gene encoding NADPH oxidase 5 isoform X2 produces MDADQESNNHRGSVSSSRSLEIPATPSRSPKKVSFSDELPQSQTPAQQPIQQPAPTVVSHVLQQAAQYLERLHGARDSPEDESAEEVQPVNDSSSDSRASEAAILDLDAVDASADEPAANVASSPSILVASVGKQEAIASANGNGNGNPNQRQSNFYMERYNLNLDKNCSSMELEARREKQRWLLISECSALFDEGEGKHTREAFRKLFLDEEFQQKLFQLFDLERNGYLLQDRWIEHLKGRLTDDRQMDFAEQIESVAYVICGENKRVSFKNFRDIWHTRGVLDKLYRLIEVDGSNLISTNQVMEFISHLTNSRPRTGFDKSSLARLEQLFRTTVGNEQEIRREEFQKIVTSKNPFFTERVFQIFDKDNSGSISLQEFIDAIHQFSGQSADDKIRFLFKVYDIDGDGLIQHKELHDVIRHCIKENGMEFSEDQIEDLTSAMFEDADPQNSGEITYEALKNQLHKHGGLLENLSITIDRWLVPIAEDRQAGGAAKGRFWNTLPHQFSLAYMKNNQVFVTYLFFFITVNLCLFISRAIQYRASNGFVIIARACGQCLNFNCAWVLVLMLRHSLTYLRGRGLSSYLPLDHHVYLHKLTGITISVLSLIHTIMHLFNFSIIVINDPNINAGHYTIGEWLLTDRPGLFGLIPGCANPTGVALLVILMVMFVCSQPFVRRKGSFEIFYWTHLLYVPFWVLCLFHGPNFWKWFLLPGLVYIVERALRFIWMRGEHGKTYISSGLLLPSKVVHLVIKRPHHFNFRPGDYVFVNIPAIANYEWHPFTISSAPEQEDYMWLHIRTVGEWTNRLYRYFEREQQKIQQGGSTQEIPQHMHAIPTPSFMLLNEARNPALAGERSATPQTDFLARNLAVQAVPPVRPPRQNRKPTAGASTDPPATGVNRIRSIKKSLQRTFSRKETVEPKKGVPNGAFLGDPEREDSNLKQRPLEKSISLPDISVKSKKRSRLKALRALGRSESESAFDEKRVRRARNNSVGLAYLSPQNKSLAQSFRYMRTKPTIIAFKTPSMEEREHQLASGEVNGASPASRAEQGQLGAKMDPVDKLQVARLSLAAEVASKPLEIFIDGPYGAPSSHIFGAQHAVLIGTGIGVTPFASILQSIMHRYWKARHSCPRCQFEWASEIPKSVMNLRKVDFFWINRDQRSFEWFVNLLSQLEIEQAELGGAMERFLDMHMYITSALQRTDMKAVGLQLALDLLHEKGKRDLITGLKTRTNAGRPNWDKVFKQLQAQQKGKVTVFYCGPPQLAKTLRYKCDQYGFAFRKECF; encoded by the exons ATGGACGCGGATCAGGAGTCCAACAACCATCGCGGTTCGGTCTCCTCCAGTCGCTCCCTGGAGATACCCGCCACTCCATCGCGTTCGCCCAAGAAAGTGTCCTTCTCCGATGAGCTGCCCCAGTCGCAGACTCCTGCCCAGCAGCCCATCCAGCAACCAGCTCCCACGGTTGTGAGTCACGTGCTCCAGCAGGCTGCCCAGTATCTGGAGAGACTGCATGGCGCACGCGATTCCCCCGAGGATGAGAGTGCGGAGGAAGTGCAGCCAGTTAATGATAGTAGTAGTGATAGCAGGGCCAGCGAGGCCGCCATTCTGGATCTGGACGCAGTGGACGCCAGTGCTGATGAACCGGCGGCAAATGTGGCCAGTTCGCCGAGCATTCTAGTTGCCAGCGTTGGCAAACAGGAAGCGATTGCCAGCGCCaatggaaatgggaatggAAATCCGAATCAGCGGCAATCAAACTTTTACATGGAACGATACAACCTCAATTTAGATAAGAACTGCAGCTCCATGGAGCTGGAGGCGCGCCGGGAGAAACAGCGCTGGCTGCTCATATCCGAGTGCAGTGCTCTTTTCGACGAGGGCGAGGGAAAGCACACAAGGGAGGCCTTCCGCAAGCTTTTCCTGGACGAG GAATTCCAGCAGAAGCTCTTCCAGCTGTTTGATCTCGAGCGGAATGGTTATCTGCTGCAAGATCGCTGGATCGAGCACCTCAAGGGTCGGCTAAC CGACGATCGCCAGATGGACTTCGCCGAACAGATTGAGTCGGTGGCCTATGTGATCTGCGGTGAAAACAAGAGGGTTAGCTTCAAGAACTTCCGCGATATCTGGCACACAAGGGGG GTCCTTGATAAACTGTATCGCCTGATAGAGGTAGATGGCAGCAACTTGATATCCACCAACCAGGTGATGGAGTTCATTTCACACCTTACCAACTCCCGACCTAGGACAGGGTTCGACAAGAGCTCGCTGGCCCGGCTGGAACAGCTCTTCCGCACCACCGTGGGAAACGAGCAGGAGATCCGAAGGGAGGAGTTCCAGAAGATCGTCACCTCAAAAAAT CCTTTCTTCACGGAGCGCGTCTTCCAAATCTTCGACAAGGACAACTCGGGTTCCATTTCGCTGCAGGAGTTTATCGATGCGATACACCAGTTCTCTGGTCAGTCGGCCGATGACAAGATCCGCTTTCTGTTTAAAGTCTACGATATAGATG GTGACGGACTGATCCAGCACAAGGAGCTGCACGATGTCATACGACACTGCATCAAGGAGAACGGAATGGAGTTCTCCGAGGACCAGATCGAGGACCTTACCAGCGCCATGTTCGAGGATGCCGATCCACAAAACAGCGGTGAAATCACCTACGAGGCGTTGAAGAACCAGCTTCATAAGCACGGTGGTCTCCTGGAAAACCTCAGCATAAC GATCGATCGCTGGTTAGTGCCCATCGCAGAGGATCGGCAGGCGGGAGGAGCTGCAAAGGGGAGATTTTGGAATACCCTGCCCCACCAGTTTTCGCTAGCCTATATGAAAAATAACCAGGTCTTCGTCACGTACCTCTTCTTCTTCATAACCGTCAACCTGTGCCTCTTTATTTCCCGTGCCATTCAGTACCGAGCCAGCAATGGATTCGTCATTATAGCCAGAGCTTGTG GACAATGCTTGAACTTCAACTGTGCCTGGGTCCTGGTCCTGATGCTGCGGCACTCGCTGACTTATCTCAGGGGACGGGGCCTGTCCTCGTACCTCCCACTGGATCACCACGTCTACCTGCACAAACTCACCGGCATCACAATCTCCGTCCTGAGCCTGATACATACGATTATGCATCTGTTCAACTTCTCGATCATCGTGATCAACGATCCAAACATTAATGCTGGACACTACACCATCGGCGAGTGGCTGCTCACAGATCGTCCTGGATTGTTTGGCCTGATCCCGGGCTGTGCCAATCCCACGGGAGTAGCTCTGCTGGTCATTCTGATGGTGATGTTCGTGTGCTCACAACCATTCGTGCGGCGAAAGGGCAGCTTTGAAATTTTCTACTGGACGCATCTGTTGTACGTGCCATTCTGGGTGCTGTGCCTCTTCCATGGACCCAACTTCTGGAAGTGGTTCCTGCTGCCGGGACTCGTTTATATAGTCGAGAGGGCACTGCGCTTCATTTGGATGCGTGGAGAGCATGGCAAGACGTATATCAGCTCTGGGTTGCTTCTGCCCTCCAAGGTGGTGCACCTGGTGATCAAGCGACCACATCACTTTAATTTCCGACCCGGAGACTACGTCTTCGTGAACATTCCGGCCATTGCCAACTACGAGTGGCATCCGTTCACCATCAGTTCGGCGCCCGAGCAGGAGGACTACATGTGGTTGCACATACGCACCGTGGGCGAGTGGACCAATCGTCTTTATCGCTACTTCGAGAGAGAGCAGCAGAAGATCCAGCAAGGTGGCTCCACGCAGGAGATCCCTCAGCACATGCACGCGATTCCAACTCCTAGCTTTATGCTCCTCAATGAGGCCCGTAATCCTGCGTTGGCGGGTGAGAGATCTGCCACGCCGCAAACGGATTTCCTGGCCAGAAATCTGGCCGTACAGGCTGTGCCACCAGTGCGTCCGCCTCGCCAGAATCGTAAGCCCACGGCGGGAGCTTCTACGGATCCTCCAGCCACAGGGGTTAATCGCATacgcagcatcaagaagagtCTGCAACGCACTTTCTCCCGCAAGGAGACTGTGGAGCCCAAGAAGGGCGTTCCGAATGGAGCTTTCCTTGGTGACCCCGAACGGGAGGACTCTAACCTGAAGCAGAGACCGCTGGAGAAGAGCATCTCCCTGCCGGACATCAGTGTGAAGAGCAAAAAGAGGAGTCGCCTCAAGGC TCTTCGAGCTCTGGGTCGCTCCGAATCCGAGTCCGCCTTCGATGAGAAGCGGGTGCGTCGGGCCAGGAACAACAGCGTGGGATTGGCCTACCTCAGTCCGCAGAACAAGTCGCTGGCGCAGAGTTTCCGCTACATGCGCACCAAGCCGACGATCATCGCCTTCAAGACGCCCAGCATGGAGGAGCGGGAACATCAGTTGGCGTCCGGAGAAGTCAATGGAGCAAGTCCGGCCAGCCGGGCGGAGCAGGGTCAACTGGGTGCCAAGATGGATCCAGTGGATAAGTTACAGGTGGCCAGACTCAGTTTGGCGGCGGAGGTGGCCTCCAAGCCATTGGAG ATCTTCATCGACGGTCCGTATGGAGCGCCTTCCAGTCACATTTTTGGAGCCCAGCATGCTGTGCTTATAGGCACGGGCATTGGAGTGACTCCATTTGCCTCTATCCTGCAG TCCATAATGCATCGATACTGGAAGGCCCGGCACAGCTGTCCGAGATGCCAGTTCGAGTGGGCCAGCGAAATACCCAAGTCTGTGATGAACCTGCGCAAGGTGGACTTCTTTTGGATAAACCGGGATCAGAGATCCTTCGAGTGGTTCGTCAATCTGCTGTCCCAACTGGAGATCGAGCAGGCGGAGCTGGGCGGAGCCATGGAGCG CTTCCTGGACATGCATATGTACATAACGAGTGCCCTGCAAAGAACCGACATGAAGGCAGTGGGTCTTCAACTGGCTTTGGATTTGCTGCACGAGAAG GGCAAGCGGGATCTGATCACTGGCCTGAAGACCCGCACCAATGCCGGCAGACCCAACTGGGATAAGGTCTTCAAGCAGCTGCAGGCCCAGCAAAAGGGCAAGGTCACCGTCTTCTACTGCGGCCCACCACAATTGGCCAAAACGCTGAGATACAAGTGCGACCAGTACGGATTCGCCTTTCGTAAGGAGTGCTTCTGA
- the Nox gene encoding NADPH oxidase 5 isoform X1 — MDADQESNNHRGSVSSSRSLEIPATPSRSPKKVSFSDELPQSQTPAQQPIQQPAPTVVSHVLQQAAQYLERLHGARDSPEDESAEEVQPVNDSSSDSRASEAAILDLDAVDASADEPAANVASSPSILVASVGKQEAIASANGNGNGNPNQRQSNFYMERYNLNLDKNCSSMELEARREKQRWLLISECSALFDEGEGKHTREAFRKLFLDEEFQQKLFQLFDLERNGYLLQDRWIEHLKGRLTDDRQMDFAEQIESVAYVICGENKRVSFKNFRDIWHTRGVLDKLYRLIEVDGSNLISTNQVMEFISHLTNSRPRTGFDKSSLARLEQLFRTTVGNEQEIRREEFQKIVTSKNPFFTERVFQIFDKDNSGSISLQEFIDAIHQFSGQSADDKIRFLFKVYDIDGDGLIQHKELHDVIRHCIKENGMEFSEDQIEDLTSAMFEDADPQNSGEITYEALKNQLHKHGGLLENLSITIDRWLVPIAEDRQAGGAAKGRFWNTLPHQFSLAYMKNNQVFVTYLFFFITVNLCLFISRAIQYRASNGFVIIARACGQCLNFNCAWVLVLMLRHSLTYLRGRGLSSYLPLDHHVYLHKLTGITISVLSLIHTIMHLFNFSIIVINDPNINAGHYTIGEWLLTDRPGLFGLIPGCANPTGVALLVILMVMFVCSQPFVRRKGSFEIFYWTHLLYVPFWVLCLFHGPNFWKWFLLPGLVYIVERALRFIWMRGEHGKTYISSGLLLPSKVVHLVIKRPHHFNFRPGDYVFVNIPAIANYEWHPFTISSAPEQEDYMWLHIRTVGEWTNRLYRYFEREQQKIQQGGSTQEIPQHMHAIPTPSFMLLNEARNPALAGERSATPQTDFLARNLAVQAVPPVRPPRQNRKPTAGASTDPPATGVNRIRSIKKSLQRTFSRKETVEPKKGVPNGAFLGDPEREDSNLKQRPLEKSISLPDISVKSKKRSRLKALRALGRSESESAFDEKRVRRARNNSVGLAYLSPQNKSLAQSFRYMRTKPTIIAFKTPSMEEREHQLASGEVNGASPASRAEQGQLGAKMDPVDKLQVARLSLAAEVASKPLEDQTQTGSGSRKSILRRPTFLRSLSTSINNRSGGGGGGSTGSSTTNSGGKVTLDAGVMEIFIDGPYGAPSSHIFGAQHAVLIGTGIGVTPFASILQSIMHRYWKARHSCPRCQFEWASEIPKSVMNLRKVDFFWINRDQRSFEWFVNLLSQLEIEQAELGGAMERFLDMHMYITSALQRTDMKAVGLQLALDLLHEKGKRDLITGLKTRTNAGRPNWDKVFKQLQAQQKGKVTVFYCGPPQLAKTLRYKCDQYGFAFRKECF, encoded by the exons ATGGACGCGGATCAGGAGTCCAACAACCATCGCGGTTCGGTCTCCTCCAGTCGCTCCCTGGAGATACCCGCCACTCCATCGCGTTCGCCCAAGAAAGTGTCCTTCTCCGATGAGCTGCCCCAGTCGCAGACTCCTGCCCAGCAGCCCATCCAGCAACCAGCTCCCACGGTTGTGAGTCACGTGCTCCAGCAGGCTGCCCAGTATCTGGAGAGACTGCATGGCGCACGCGATTCCCCCGAGGATGAGAGTGCGGAGGAAGTGCAGCCAGTTAATGATAGTAGTAGTGATAGCAGGGCCAGCGAGGCCGCCATTCTGGATCTGGACGCAGTGGACGCCAGTGCTGATGAACCGGCGGCAAATGTGGCCAGTTCGCCGAGCATTCTAGTTGCCAGCGTTGGCAAACAGGAAGCGATTGCCAGCGCCaatggaaatgggaatggAAATCCGAATCAGCGGCAATCAAACTTTTACATGGAACGATACAACCTCAATTTAGATAAGAACTGCAGCTCCATGGAGCTGGAGGCGCGCCGGGAGAAACAGCGCTGGCTGCTCATATCCGAGTGCAGTGCTCTTTTCGACGAGGGCGAGGGAAAGCACACAAGGGAGGCCTTCCGCAAGCTTTTCCTGGACGAG GAATTCCAGCAGAAGCTCTTCCAGCTGTTTGATCTCGAGCGGAATGGTTATCTGCTGCAAGATCGCTGGATCGAGCACCTCAAGGGTCGGCTAAC CGACGATCGCCAGATGGACTTCGCCGAACAGATTGAGTCGGTGGCCTATGTGATCTGCGGTGAAAACAAGAGGGTTAGCTTCAAGAACTTCCGCGATATCTGGCACACAAGGGGG GTCCTTGATAAACTGTATCGCCTGATAGAGGTAGATGGCAGCAACTTGATATCCACCAACCAGGTGATGGAGTTCATTTCACACCTTACCAACTCCCGACCTAGGACAGGGTTCGACAAGAGCTCGCTGGCCCGGCTGGAACAGCTCTTCCGCACCACCGTGGGAAACGAGCAGGAGATCCGAAGGGAGGAGTTCCAGAAGATCGTCACCTCAAAAAAT CCTTTCTTCACGGAGCGCGTCTTCCAAATCTTCGACAAGGACAACTCGGGTTCCATTTCGCTGCAGGAGTTTATCGATGCGATACACCAGTTCTCTGGTCAGTCGGCCGATGACAAGATCCGCTTTCTGTTTAAAGTCTACGATATAGATG GTGACGGACTGATCCAGCACAAGGAGCTGCACGATGTCATACGACACTGCATCAAGGAGAACGGAATGGAGTTCTCCGAGGACCAGATCGAGGACCTTACCAGCGCCATGTTCGAGGATGCCGATCCACAAAACAGCGGTGAAATCACCTACGAGGCGTTGAAGAACCAGCTTCATAAGCACGGTGGTCTCCTGGAAAACCTCAGCATAAC GATCGATCGCTGGTTAGTGCCCATCGCAGAGGATCGGCAGGCGGGAGGAGCTGCAAAGGGGAGATTTTGGAATACCCTGCCCCACCAGTTTTCGCTAGCCTATATGAAAAATAACCAGGTCTTCGTCACGTACCTCTTCTTCTTCATAACCGTCAACCTGTGCCTCTTTATTTCCCGTGCCATTCAGTACCGAGCCAGCAATGGATTCGTCATTATAGCCAGAGCTTGTG GACAATGCTTGAACTTCAACTGTGCCTGGGTCCTGGTCCTGATGCTGCGGCACTCGCTGACTTATCTCAGGGGACGGGGCCTGTCCTCGTACCTCCCACTGGATCACCACGTCTACCTGCACAAACTCACCGGCATCACAATCTCCGTCCTGAGCCTGATACATACGATTATGCATCTGTTCAACTTCTCGATCATCGTGATCAACGATCCAAACATTAATGCTGGACACTACACCATCGGCGAGTGGCTGCTCACAGATCGTCCTGGATTGTTTGGCCTGATCCCGGGCTGTGCCAATCCCACGGGAGTAGCTCTGCTGGTCATTCTGATGGTGATGTTCGTGTGCTCACAACCATTCGTGCGGCGAAAGGGCAGCTTTGAAATTTTCTACTGGACGCATCTGTTGTACGTGCCATTCTGGGTGCTGTGCCTCTTCCATGGACCCAACTTCTGGAAGTGGTTCCTGCTGCCGGGACTCGTTTATATAGTCGAGAGGGCACTGCGCTTCATTTGGATGCGTGGAGAGCATGGCAAGACGTATATCAGCTCTGGGTTGCTTCTGCCCTCCAAGGTGGTGCACCTGGTGATCAAGCGACCACATCACTTTAATTTCCGACCCGGAGACTACGTCTTCGTGAACATTCCGGCCATTGCCAACTACGAGTGGCATCCGTTCACCATCAGTTCGGCGCCCGAGCAGGAGGACTACATGTGGTTGCACATACGCACCGTGGGCGAGTGGACCAATCGTCTTTATCGCTACTTCGAGAGAGAGCAGCAGAAGATCCAGCAAGGTGGCTCCACGCAGGAGATCCCTCAGCACATGCACGCGATTCCAACTCCTAGCTTTATGCTCCTCAATGAGGCCCGTAATCCTGCGTTGGCGGGTGAGAGATCTGCCACGCCGCAAACGGATTTCCTGGCCAGAAATCTGGCCGTACAGGCTGTGCCACCAGTGCGTCCGCCTCGCCAGAATCGTAAGCCCACGGCGGGAGCTTCTACGGATCCTCCAGCCACAGGGGTTAATCGCATacgcagcatcaagaagagtCTGCAACGCACTTTCTCCCGCAAGGAGACTGTGGAGCCCAAGAAGGGCGTTCCGAATGGAGCTTTCCTTGGTGACCCCGAACGGGAGGACTCTAACCTGAAGCAGAGACCGCTGGAGAAGAGCATCTCCCTGCCGGACATCAGTGTGAAGAGCAAAAAGAGGAGTCGCCTCAAGGC TCTTCGAGCTCTGGGTCGCTCCGAATCCGAGTCCGCCTTCGATGAGAAGCGGGTGCGTCGGGCCAGGAACAACAGCGTGGGATTGGCCTACCTCAGTCCGCAGAACAAGTCGCTGGCGCAGAGTTTCCGCTACATGCGCACCAAGCCGACGATCATCGCCTTCAAGACGCCCAGCATGGAGGAGCGGGAACATCAGTTGGCGTCCGGAGAAGTCAATGGAGCAAGTCCGGCCAGCCGGGCGGAGCAGGGTCAACTGGGTGCCAAGATGGATCCAGTGGATAAGTTACAGGTGGCCAGACTCAGTTTGGCGGCGGAGGTGGCCTCCAAGCCATTGGAG GACCAAACACAAACGGGATCGGGCAGCAGAAAGTCCATTCTGCGGCGTCCCACTTTCCTGCGCTCCCTGTCCACCTCCATAAATAACCGATCAGGCGGAGGCGGTGGCGGATCAACTGGTAGCTCCACAACTAACAGCGGTGGCAAAGTCACACTCGATGCGGGAGTCATGGAG ATCTTCATCGACGGTCCGTATGGAGCGCCTTCCAGTCACATTTTTGGAGCCCAGCATGCTGTGCTTATAGGCACGGGCATTGGAGTGACTCCATTTGCCTCTATCCTGCAG TCCATAATGCATCGATACTGGAAGGCCCGGCACAGCTGTCCGAGATGCCAGTTCGAGTGGGCCAGCGAAATACCCAAGTCTGTGATGAACCTGCGCAAGGTGGACTTCTTTTGGATAAACCGGGATCAGAGATCCTTCGAGTGGTTCGTCAATCTGCTGTCCCAACTGGAGATCGAGCAGGCGGAGCTGGGCGGAGCCATGGAGCG CTTCCTGGACATGCATATGTACATAACGAGTGCCCTGCAAAGAACCGACATGAAGGCAGTGGGTCTTCAACTGGCTTTGGATTTGCTGCACGAGAAG GGCAAGCGGGATCTGATCACTGGCCTGAAGACCCGCACCAATGCCGGCAGACCCAACTGGGATAAGGTCTTCAAGCAGCTGCAGGCCCAGCAAAAGGGCAAGGTCACCGTCTTCTACTGCGGCCCACCACAATTGGCCAAAACGCTGAGATACAAGTGCGACCAGTACGGATTCGCCTTTCGTAAGGAGTGCTTCTGA